The Candidatus Krumholzibacteriota bacterium DNA window GTCGATATTTCAGAGAATCAGCCGATCACTGCTGGTCCTTCTCATCTGCGCATTTATCATCTACATCCAGGTCGGTATCCCTGCGAAAGCGGGAGAGGCGCTGAAAATCGATCCCGCTTTCTGTAAAAGGATCGACGCGGTAAGGATCACAAACGGCGGAATAAAGGTAGATGGCTTCCTTGACGAACACGACTGGAAAAGAGCGCCGGAGGCGGGCGATTTTATCCAGCGGGCTCCCAACGACGGCGAACCTTCGACCGAGAAGACCTCGGTCCGCCTCGTCTATGACGATATATGCATATTTGTAGGGGTAAGGGCGTATGACTCGCAGCCGGATGCCATCAGGGGGCTTTTGTCGAGGAGGGATGAGGATTCCCCTTCCGACTGGATATACCTTGCATTCGACAGTTATAACGATAAAAGGACGGCGTTCGAGTTCTCGGTCAATCCCGCGGGTGTGCAGAGGGACGCATTCTGGTCAAACGGTGAGGAACGGGACGAAAACTGGGACGCCGTCTGGGATGTAGCAATATCAACAGATGAAAAAGGCTGGATCGCTGAATTCTGTATTCCCTTCAGCCAGCTCCGTTACGCCAGCAACGGCCACACCAGCTCATGGGGATTCCAGGCGGTCAGAACGATCAGCCGGATCAACGAAGATTCCTACTGGAACCCTGTCCCTCAAGATATCAGTCATATAATTTCGAGATTCGGAAGGCTCGAGGGGCTGGTCGATCTTCCAGCTTCGAAAAGACTCGAGATCCTCCCTTACCTTGTGACAGGCGCCAACATTTACGGAGATTCCGAAGGAGACCCATTCCGCGACGGAGGATGGGGCAGCGGCGAAGGAGAGAATCCCGATTATCGGATCGGACTCGACCTGCAGTACGGGCTGACGAGCGACCTGACGCTCAACATGTCGATCAACCCCGATTTCGGCCAGGTCGAACAGGATCCATCCGAATTCAACCTCACCGCCTACGAGACATATTTCGACGAAAAACGGCCCTTCTTCGTCGAAGGTGCGAATATCTTCAATTACACTATCGGGTTTGGAGATATGGACCGCGAAAGAGTCTTCTACTCGAGACGCATTGGACGCTCCCCCCACCTTGATACCGAAGATGCCGAAAGGCTCTACGGCGTCGACGACTACTGGGAAAGCAGGCCGAGCTTCACCAAGATCCTCGGAGCGGCGAAAATGACCGGAAGGACTTCGAACGGATGGTCTGTGGGAATCCTTGAGGCTGTCACCGACAAGGAAGAATCGATAGTGCAGATCCCCGGCGAAAAACGTTTCGCCGTGACAGTCGAACCCGTGACAAACTATACCGTGGCTAGAGCGAGAAGGGAATTCAACAACGGAAGAAGTTCGATCGGCGGTATCCTGACCAATGTATACAGGGATATCGAAAATGACGATCTCGATTACCTGCATTCCACGGCGATAACGTCGGGGATCGATATGGAACACCGGTGGCATGACGACGAGTACAGCATCATCGCTAAATTCATCGGGAGCCATATATCCGGAAGCAGGGAATCGATGATAAACGCCCAGGAATCGTCGGTGAGATATTATCAGCGCCCCGATGCCGATCATCTCGGGGTCGATCCCGATATCACCCATATGGAAGGATTCTCATCGACGTTGTGGGGAGGAAAATTCGCCGGAGAACCGTGGCGTTTCGGTATAGGATTCAACACCCGGACTCCCGCTTTTGAGCTTAACGATATCGGATACGCCAACGATGCCGATAACACCATGGGCGTCCTGTGGATAGGGTACCGGGATTTCGAGCCTGGAAGTGTCATCAGAAACTGGAATCTCAACACGAATCTGTGGAAAAATATTGATTACGGCTGGGACGACACCGGCACGGGAGGAAATGTCAACGGCTATATGCAGTTCATGAACTACTGGGGGGTCTACGGCGGGATCGGCGGGAATTTCGAACGCCAGAACAACCGCCTTCTCTGGGGAGGCCCTTCGGTTATCACCCCATGGAGCATCAATTCATGGTATGGATTTCATTCAGATAACAGGAAGATGCTCTACTTCAGTTACGACGGATTCACCGCCGCCAACCCTGAAGGGTATTCCGAATTCGATATCTCGCCCGGACTGACCGTGCGGCCTTCGAGCAGGTTCAATATAAGGATAAATCCGTCGTACAACCTCAGCACCTCCGACCTGCAGTATGTCGACGACTACTCCGATGAGACGGGGGACCATTATATCGTCGGCCGGATCGACAGGAAAACGGTCAGGATCACTACGAGGATAGACTACACCCTGACCAACAAGATCTGCCTGCAGTTCTACGCGATGCCCTACCTCACCGCGGGGAAATATACCAGGTTCAGGGAAGTGACAGATCCCCACGCCGCCAGTTACGACGACAGGTTCACGCCGGTCGATTATAGCGACAACCCCGATTTCAATTTCAAGCAGCTGCGCTCCAACCTCGTATTCAGATGGGAATTCAATCCCGGATCGACCCTCTATTTCGTCTGGTCCCAGGGAGCGACTGATCTCGAAGAAGAATATGGCGATTTCGGTTTCAGCAGGGATTTCGGGAGGCTCTTTTCATCGGCGGGAGATAATACATTTCTCATCAAGATCAACAAGTGGTTCAGCCTCTAGGACATTTGACGATATTCAAACTGTTCACTGGCTTCCGATTGTGCTACTTTATCCGCAAGGCACCCGCGCGGGGGCATTTATATTCCAGCGACAGAGATCAAAGCGGAAGAGTCCGATGGATAAGAAACGTGTTCTGTTACTTGGCCCTGTTCCACCGCCGACCGGCGGAGATACCGTCTCCACCCTGAATCTGCTTAAAAGCGACTACTGGGAAAGATCAGGAATAATACTCGATCACATAAACACATCGGGGGAAAACAGGCTGAGGCTCCCGGAAGAAAACCGGTCTGGCATCGAGATCTTCAGGGCGCTCAGGCTCGGCTTCCAGATGCTCTGGAAGATCCCTCGTTCAAAGGCCGTTCTCCTCTTGGCGAACAGCAGTTTTATCTGCACCTTCGGCCTGGCGGTACTGGCCCTCTCATGGGTTGTGAGAAGACCTGTCATCGTAAAACCTTTCGGATCATACCTGCCGGAGATGATAGGCAGGTTCGGCCATACCAGAAAAAAAGCGACGCTGAAGATCCTCTCCACGGCGCGTTGGATACTTCCACAGACCGCCCGGATGGCCGACGAACTGGCCCGCTACGAAGAATTAGGAAACGAGAAGCTGAGGCAATTTCCCAATTTTATTCCCGATTCCGATCTCATCCCCGAGAGGATAACAAAACCTTTCTCGGGGAAATGCATATTCATCGGCCATATAAAAAAGGAAAAAGGGGTCTTCGAGATCGTAGAAGCATTAAGGGGTAACAGCAGCCTTTCCTGCGATTTCTACGGGATGCTCGTTGAACGCGACACCGGCTCTTTTCTCGAAGAGATCGCGGCAAACGAGAATCTCTCCTATCATGGGATCATCCCACCGGAGGATATCCTCGCCACGATAAGTGGCCACGACATCCTGCTCCTTCCGACATATCACGCGGGAGAAGGGATGCCCGGCGTCATCCTGCAGGCATACGCGGCAGGCGTACCTCTAATAACGACCGAATGGAAATCGATCCCGGAAATCGTAAGCGATCGCCACACCGGGCTACTGATACCTCCACGCTCGCCGGAAGCGATCGCGGGGGCCATTGCCCTGCTAGCCGGCGACAGCGCTCTATATCAACAGATCGCCGCCAACGCCTTCGAATATGTAAAAGGCTTTTCAGAAAAAGCGATAGTCGGGGATATCCTTGTGGATCTGGTCCTGAAACTCGTTTGATCGCCCCCGGCCGCGGCCGGGCCCCTTGACGAACCTGCGGCGCGGCAGTATTTTATTTATATCCGCATAGGCGATCATCCGAATCCTTGACCGGGGTTGCGTCATTTGAACGAAAATCTGGAAAAACCAGTCCGAGTCTCAGTCATCATCCCATGCAGGAACGAATTCTCCTCGATCAGAGAACTTATGCGTTCCCTTCTCGAAATGACCGGCGACGAGACGGAGATAATCGTCGCCGACGGTAGAAGCGACGACGGAACGAGAGAATATCTCGATTCACTGTCGCTGCGCGAAAAAAGGGTAATCGTAATCGACAATCCCCTGCTCCACGCTTCAGGCGGGCTTAACGCGGCGATAAAAAAATCGCGCGGAGAATTCATAATCAGGATGGACGCCCACACCCGCTACGCCCCCGATTACATCGAAAAATCGATTGAGACTCTCGAAAAAACAGGAGCTGACAATGCCGGCGGGCCGCAGGTAGCCGAATCGTCCGGAGGGTACGTAGCCAGGGCCATAGCCGCCGCGTGCCATTCGAGCATCGCCGTTGGAGGTTCGAGCATTCACGATCCACGATACGAGGGCCCGACCGACTCGGTGATCTATGGCTGCTGGCGAAGATCGTTGTTCGCAAACGTAGGTCTCTTCGACGAGGACCTTGTCCGCAATCAGGACGGGGAACATAACAGGCGGATAACTCGCGCCGGCGGACTGATCTGGCAGACTCCCGATATCCGGTCATGGTACAGGCCAAGGGATAATATAATGGCGGTAGCGAGACAGTACGCGCAGTACGGCTACTGGAAGGCCAGGGAGATCCAGAAATCGAAAAAGGTCCCCTCGCCAAGGCAGATAGTGCCAGGCCTCTTCCTACTGAGCATTCCGGTGCTCGCGGCGACAAGTTTTTTCTCCTCGGTGACCTTGAAGATATTTTTATTGATAATATCGGCTTATATCGTCTTTCTTGCCGGCTCGGCGTTCCACCTCTGCCTCGCGTCGGGTGGATGGCGATATTTTATCCTTTTCCCTCCCGTTTTTTTCGCGATGCAGGCAGGTTATGGTTATGGATCGATAAGAGGTGTGATAGATTTCTGGATCATGGGAAGAAAAGGAAGGGAAGGCTTCGCCGGGCTGACCAGGTGATACGGCGGCCGGCGCGGGACTCTACGATCCACCCGGCGAGGATCAGATATGGATGATAGAAAAACAGCGGTAATAACAGGCGCATCACGCGGACTCGGCCGCGAGTTCACCCGCCTGCTGGCAGAGGATGGTTACGACCTTGTCATCACGGCAAGAGATGAGCAGGCCTTGGAAACTCTCTCCGATGAACTGATGTCGTCTTTTCCTGTCAGGGTGGAATTCGTCTCCGCCGACCTTTCGACAGACGATGGAGCGTCGAAAGTATCCCGTTATATCTCAGGAAAAAATATCGGAGTCGATATCCTGATAAACAACGCAGGGTTCGGGATATTTGGAGATTTCAGTAAAAATAAAAGCGAGGATATATCCAATATGATAGGTTGCAACGTATCATCCCTCACTCTTCTGACCAGGTCTCTTCTGCCAGGGATGATCGAAAGAGGCGGCGGCAGGATACTCAATGTCGCCTCGACCGCGTCTTTCAGGCCAGGACCGATGATGGCGGTCTATTCGGCTACCAGGGCATATATCCTGTCGTTTTCAAGAGCGCTTTCGTCGGAGCTGCAAAATTCCGGCATCACGGTAACCGCCCTTTGCCCCGGGCCTATCGATACCGGTTTCGCCAGGAGAGCAGGGATAAAAAGATCGAAGATCGCTGAAAAGAGGAAAGCCGCTCCGGTAGGAAAAGTGGCATTATACGGATACCGGGCGATGCTCCGCGGAAAACGGATCGCGATCGATGGCGCGGCGAACAGGCTTTTTATCTTCGCGTTGAGATTCCTCCCCTCCCGTTTTGTCGACGATCTTTCCGGAAAGACCAGGAGAAGAGATTGAAAACGAGTCAAAAAGGATTATCCGGCTCGCTGAAAGAGGTGCAGTTTCTGGGACTTCACCTCCTTACCGGCTGGTTCGATGAAGTCGCCGGCTGGATGACAGAGAGAATATTCGATCGTCCGCCGACACCCTGGATCGTGACCCATATCAATATCAATAACTACTGCAGGCTCAAGAGGTCTCCATCTGTCGCCGAAAGCCTCCTCGAAGACTGCGTCATGGTGATGGACGGAGTCGGCATGAAAGCGGGGGCTCTGCTTCTGGGGCTTGGATGGCTTCCCGATCTTAACGGCACGGATCTCTTTCCCCTCGTCATGGACAGAGTGAAAGAGCGATCTATCCGTATCTTTCTGCTAGGTTCTAAGCCTGGAACAGCGCGTAAAGCTGCCGAAGCGATCTCGCGTAGATACCCGGGGATAGAAATATCGGACTTCCACCATGGATATTTCGAAGACAAAGATGAAAGCTCGATCGTCTCACGGATCAACAGTAGCCGAAGCGATCTGCTCCTTGCGGGAATGGGTTTTCCGAAACAGGAGTCGTTCGCGATGAGGAACCGTTACAGGCTTGAAACGCCCCTTGTCTGGAATGTCGGCGGACTTTTCGATTTCATATCAGGGGAAAAGCCGAGAGCGCCGTATCTGTTGAGAAAAATCCGTACCGAATGGCTTTTCAGGCTCGCTCTCGATCCAAAAACGATGTGGCGCCGGAACGTAGTCGAGGCCCCTCTTTTTTTCATCGATATCCTCAAAGGAATGGCCGGTCGGCATCCCCGATGGAAGATCGACAGAAGAGCCGATCCCACCATGAAATACGAAAGTAAAAGCAGGCCTGCCGATCAGATCTCCAGCGGGAAGAGAATGTGATGGGAACAAAGGTAAAGGAGAAGATCGTACCCCTTCTTGTCACTGTCGATATTGAGACCGCTCCGGACCATGATCTCTCCGGCCAGAAAGATTTATTGATCTCGCTCGGCAGCGATCTTGCCTCTCTAGGTATCCGGGCCACTCTCTTTCCAACGGCGAAAGCCGCCGAAAGGTCAGCCGAAGAGTTGAGAATAATGTCGCGGCAGGGCCACGAGATCGGATGCCACGGCTTCGATCACGGACCGTCGGAAGATTACTCGAAGATGCCGGTGGACGAATCGACTTCGCTTATAGGCAGGTCAGCCAGGATCATCGAGGAGACGGTCGGCTGCAGGCCTGTATCTTTCCGGGCGCCACGGATGGCCGCCTCTTCAGCGCTGCACGAAGCTCTTGAGAAGAACCGGTTTTCAGTCGATTTCTCAATATCTCCAAGACGCGTAGATTTTTTCAATTCCAGGGGAGCGGGCGCCAGATCGTTTTTCGCTCCGCCCTGTCCGTACCATCCCTGCCGTAATTCTCCATACCGGGAAGGGGAAAGGAAACTTCTCGTCATTCCCCTTAGCGGCTTCGGCATCCCGTTCCTTTCAGGATCGCTTTTCCTTTTCGGGCTTTCCGCGATGAAAGTCCTCTTCAGGAAACTGCTCTCCGAAGCTGAGAGAAAACGATGTGTCATCGTTTATCTTTTTCATTCATACGAGTTCGCCGAGTACACCGGCGGTGTTGAAGATGACGCCCCATTTTCCGATCACCATGCCGTCGCGAAAAGAAAATCGCTTCACCGGTTGTACAGGAAAGACAGGAAGAAAAGGTACGAGGACTCTTTCGAGCTTTTCCGGTACATGACTTCATTCGACACGATCAGACCTCTGACCGGTTCAGAATATCTCGAAACTGTCCTGGGCGGGAGAACGGGTAGCAGATGAAAGAGCGATCATTGAGGTTATTTTCGCGGCTGATGAAAACGCTTCCCTACCTGATCCTCTTCGTATCAAGCGATTGCTGGAATCACTGCCGCCACTGCTGGTACAACGAAAAGTGGAAGGAAAGACACCTCAAAGACGCTCCTCTACGATTCGACGAACTGTCGAAGATCGCCGACTCGATCCCGAGCCTGAGATTTCTCAGCCTGACCGGAGGTGAAGCGTTTCTAAGGGACGATATCGTCGAGATCACGAACCTGTTCGCGAAAAAAACCAAGCTCCACCGATACGAGATCCCTTCTTCCGGATTCGAGCCGGAAAGAATCGCTTCGCTTACCAGCGCGATCCTCGATTCCAACGGGCAGATACCGTTCAGGGTAGACATCTCGATAGATGGAACGGAAGAGACCCACGACATCATCAGAGGCAGAAAGGGATCGCACGAGAGAGCTCTTCGCACGGTGAACGAGCTGCTGACCCTCAAAAAAAAATACGCGTGGTTCGACGTCGGGATTATAACCACCCTTTCCCGATCGAATCAGAATGAGATCGGCAGGATCGGCGAACTTGCCGCCCGGATAAATCCAGGCGGGGAATGGATGGTCAATATCACAAGAGGCGAAGCGCGCGACCGAGATGTCGAAGGAGTCAATTTAGAACGGTATCGCGAAGCTCATCTCGCGATCGAGGAAAGTACCACCAGCGGCAGACACGCCGGGCATTCCGGTCATCGCTGGGCGAAATGGCTAAGCGCCAAAAATGCCGTCCGGCGAGAGCTGATACTCGGGATCCTTTCCGGGGAAAAAAGCGTCGGCCTCTGCGCCGCCGGCTCGCTTGCCGGAGTGATCTATAGTGACGGTACTGTTTCGCCATGCGAGACGCTGACCGAGCCTATCGGAAATATCAGGGATTACGACCTTGATCTCGCCGCTGCCTGGAACTCTCCCGCCGCCGGCAGGGTGAGACGCTCGATCGCTGATTCGAGATGCTCCTGCACCCATGAATGTTTTCTCTCAGTGAGCCTTCTCGTAAATCCACGTTACTGGCCCCGTATCGCGTGGCAGAGAGCAAGGCTGCTTCGGCATAGGGGGAATGCGAGATGACGATCTTCCACCTGCCCGTGGAGCTTCTCCTTATCCTGATGGGGTCCATCGCTCTTGTCGAGGCAGCTTCAGTCCTGGGCCTGTACCTGCTCCACCGGTCCCACGGCATATATTACCTTCCGCGAAACGCACCCCGGCTAAGCAGGAAATGCAGGGATTTTATCTCCCGTCTTGCCGCTTCAGAAGGGACGGGAGATCTGATGCGGCTCGACGCTGAGCTTGGCTGGTCGCCGGTGACGAGGGTCGCGCCAGGAAATAAATATTCAACAAACTCGATCGGGGCTCGAGGTTGCAGGGAGTATTCGAGCGAACCTCCCGATGGAAAGACCAGAGTGACCACGTTCGGCGACTGCCTCACTTTCGGCGACGGTTCAGCCTTTGAAGATACGTGGCAGGCGAAGCTGGAAGCGCTGGACGGCAGGTTTGAAGTGATAAACCTCGGGGTCGAGGGTTACGGCCCTGGCCAGGCTTTTCTCAGGTACCTGCGCAGCGGGGAGCAGCTTCGCCGGCAGGGCGCCGCCATACTATCGATCGCCACGAGCAACATATTCAAACCTCTGAATATATTCAGGCCCTTCTATTCGTACGACCACGGGATCATGCTTTCAAAACCGGGATTCTCGATCTCAAACAGCTCTCTCGCGATCATTCCCAACCCTCTTGATTCGCTCGAACGCTATCAGGAGCTTTTAAACAATCCCCGCGCCGAACTGAACAGGATCGGCGCGTTGGACAGATATTTTCAGCAGACGTACCGGGGAAGCATCTTCGATCTATTCCCTCATCACAGGCTGCTTAAGATCGCGCAAAGCGAACTCCGGCGCAGGAGGCAGACGATCCTCAGGTCAGGGTCTCTCGCTCCCCGATCGGAGTCGCTTCAGACATCTCTGGCAATCTTTGATGAATTTCACTACAGGGCGGCCTCGGCAGGCACAAGGCCCATTTTTATACTTTTTCCGCTGAAAAAGGAGATCGACCGGTTCATCAGGAAAGGCGCGAGGCCGTATGATCCGATCATCTCGCATTTCATCAAAAACGATTATGAATTCATCGACATGCTCGACCCTTTCAACGCAGCATTGAAAAAAGATGGCAACCAGGGATTTTACATGGGCAGGCATTTATCCCCCAACGCAAACGGGATAATCGCCGAAGCCGTCCTGGCGTTTCTTCGCGCCGATAATCAAAAAGCCAGGTCATAAGGAAGCAGGCGGCAGGTCATCGATCAGCCGCCGGAGACTGGATAACCTTTTTCCGTATTCATTGAACCATCCCCTGCCGGCTCTTGACAGGCTGCTTGCGACCGGAGAGAGAGATTCCCGTTGGACTTCAAGGATGGCGTCAGCGATCCTGAGAAGATGATAAAAGGGGTCTTCCCAGTCTTTTTCCGGATCGCGGCAGGAGAGCATGAAGAGAGAGGTATCTATAAGATCGCGCATCGACGTCCTTTCGGTAAGAAGGGTCCAGTGCGAGGCGGAGCCAAAGATGAGCGATTCGCGAAAGAACCAGTGGCCGATAGTCCGATACCTGTTGTAGACGGCCGGTTCGACTTCGAAAATATGCCTGAGCAGCATCACGCATCTTTCGAGTATCCTATCGCTGTCGATCAGCCTGGATAATTCGGCGACTTTATTTTTCGTTACTTTATCTTCTGCCCACAAATATTGGCTCCATCTCTCGATCTTACCCGGATCAAGCACCAGTTCCGCGATATTTTGAAATTCCTCGAATCGGCCAGGGTCATTTCCAAATATCCGGTAGACTTCGTGCATATGCCGGATATCGAACGCCTCTGGAAAACTTCCCCTGTCGCATGGCAAGACCGGGGGTGAAAGCTCGTGAAATCCGCTATATCCGAAAAGAGGGTGCCTCAGAAGATATATCATATGCCTGTCCCTTCCCTGGGTCCGGGCAAAGATATCGCCATCCAGTATATCGGCGTACCGGTAACGCCCCGCATCATTTGCCAATCTGGCCGGCCTTTTGCCGCGGGGTACTGTGATATTGAAATGATCGAAGAATGACTTTTTGAACCCCGCGTACCTGTCCGGGTTCAACGGCAGCACTTTCAGTTCAGGGGCGTAATTTCCTTCTTCAAGCTCGAAGAGTCTCTCGATCCTCTCGCTTACCTCGTCGAATATCTTCATATGCCCCTTCTCGTCAGGATGGGTGTAATCGATCATCGAATCTCCTGAAATATACCTTTCCAGGTCTATTTCGATCACACCCTCATTCCTCCCCCCCGTCATACCGCAGATCGCCTGGCGATACGATCTTTTTATCCGGTACGTCCCCATGTCCGATTCCCGCGCCTTGTCGAAAGCTTCATCCGCCGCTTCTTTTTCCCCGATCGCCATGTACGAAAGGGCGAGGTTGTACAATACGAGCGGATGGAGCGGATTCATCGCCGAGGGTATCTCCCTGAGCAGTGCGATAGCCTGATCCGGCTCTCCACGGTCAAAATATATCGAGGCAAGATTATTGCGGGCGATAATCGATTCCTCGAAAAAAGAATCCTCCCGCCCTGAGCGCCGGGAGGCCGGGCTGGATCGCGATATTATCTCCGAGTATTTCCGCTCGGCCTCGCCCGCTTCCCCTTTCCTGTCGTTATTGGCAGCTTCCACAAGGTCCGCGGCGGGAGATGGAATATCTAAAAGCCTGTCATCGTTTATATTGAATATTCGGTAGAAGATCGAATTGCCGAGATGGCCGCATGGCGGAAAATCGATCTTTGATATCGGATCGATATGGATCATCCGCATGCCGTGATCGGCGCAAAGACCGGCGATCCTGGAAATGAACTTGCGGTAATCACCGGGTGAGACTGAAGGCCTTATCCCTTTCGACGGAAGAAGACCCTTTCGGTACCTGTAAGGGATGTTTCTCTTCGAGAGGGGATTCCTCTTCCTGTAAAAATAATCCGCTGTCCTGGCAAAAAGCGGCGCGGCCCGCAGACGCCCTGGGGATTTGATATACCCGAATCCGCATGGATCACAGTTTCCGAGATAAAGGATCAGGGCGTCATACTCTGATCTTGCCGCCAGGTCGCCGAGGTGGGCCGCCGCGTCCGCCGATGTCATACCTGTCGTCGATCCGTT harbors:
- a CDS encoding WecB/TagA/CpsF family glycosyltransferase; protein product: MKTSQKGLSGSLKEVQFLGLHLLTGWFDEVAGWMTERIFDRPPTPWIVTHININNYCRLKRSPSVAESLLEDCVMVMDGVGMKAGALLLGLGWLPDLNGTDLFPLVMDRVKERSIRIFLLGSKPGTARKAAEAISRRYPGIEISDFHHGYFEDKDESSIVSRINSSRSDLLLAGMGFPKQESFAMRNRYRLETPLVWNVGGLFDFISGEKPRAPYLLRKIRTEWLFRLALDPKTMWRRNVVEAPLFFIDILKGMAGRHPRWKIDRRADPTMKYESKSRPADQISSGKRM
- a CDS encoding SDR family oxidoreductase → MDDRKTAVITGASRGLGREFTRLLAEDGYDLVITARDEQALETLSDELMSSFPVRVEFVSADLSTDDGASKVSRYISGKNIGVDILINNAGFGIFGDFSKNKSEDISNMIGCNVSSLTLLTRSLLPGMIERGGGRILNVASTASFRPGPMMAVYSATRAYILSFSRALSSELQNSGITVTALCPGPIDTGFARRAGIKRSKIAEKRKAAPVGKVALYGYRAMLRGKRIAIDGAANRLFIFALRFLPSRFVDDLSGKTRRRD
- a CDS encoding glycosyltransferase family 4 protein — its product is MDKKRVLLLGPVPPPTGGDTVSTLNLLKSDYWERSGIILDHINTSGENRLRLPEENRSGIEIFRALRLGFQMLWKIPRSKAVLLLANSSFICTFGLAVLALSWVVRRPVIVKPFGSYLPEMIGRFGHTRKKATLKILSTARWILPQTARMADELARYEELGNEKLRQFPNFIPDSDLIPERITKPFSGKCIFIGHIKKEKGVFEIVEALRGNSSLSCDFYGMLVERDTGSFLEEIAANENLSYHGIIPPEDILATISGHDILLLPTYHAGEGMPGVILQAYAAGVPLITTEWKSIPEIVSDRHTGLLIPPRSPEAIAGAIALLAGDSALYQQIAANAFEYVKGFSEKAIVGDILVDLVLKLV
- a CDS encoding polysaccharide deacetylase family protein — its product is MGTKVKEKIVPLLVTVDIETAPDHDLSGQKDLLISLGSDLASLGIRATLFPTAKAAERSAEELRIMSRQGHEIGCHGFDHGPSEDYSKMPVDESTSLIGRSARIIEETVGCRPVSFRAPRMAASSALHEALEKNRFSVDFSISPRRVDFFNSRGAGARSFFAPPCPYHPCRNSPYREGERKLLVIPLSGFGIPFLSGSLFLFGLSAMKVLFRKLLSEAERKRCVIVYLFHSYEFAEYTGGVEDDAPFSDHHAVAKRKSLHRLYRKDRKKRYEDSFELFRYMTSFDTIRPLTGSEYLETVLGGRTGSR
- a CDS encoding radical SAM protein, with product MKERSLRLFSRLMKTLPYLILFVSSDCWNHCRHCWYNEKWKERHLKDAPLRFDELSKIADSIPSLRFLSLTGGEAFLRDDIVEITNLFAKKTKLHRYEIPSSGFEPERIASLTSAILDSNGQIPFRVDISIDGTEETHDIIRGRKGSHERALRTVNELLTLKKKYAWFDVGIITTLSRSNQNEIGRIGELAARINPGGEWMVNITRGEARDRDVEGVNLERYREAHLAIEESTTSGRHAGHSGHRWAKWLSAKNAVRRELILGILSGEKSVGLCAAGSLAGVIYSDGTVSPCETLTEPIGNIRDYDLDLAAAWNSPAAGRVRRSIADSRCSCTHECFLSVSLLVNPRYWPRIAWQRARLLRHRGNAR
- a CDS encoding carbohydrate binding family 9 domain-containing protein, producing MDILSIFQRISRSLLVLLICAFIIYIQVGIPAKAGEALKIDPAFCKRIDAVRITNGGIKVDGFLDEHDWKRAPEAGDFIQRAPNDGEPSTEKTSVRLVYDDICIFVGVRAYDSQPDAIRGLLSRRDEDSPSDWIYLAFDSYNDKRTAFEFSVNPAGVQRDAFWSNGEERDENWDAVWDVAISTDEKGWIAEFCIPFSQLRYASNGHTSSWGFQAVRTISRINEDSYWNPVPQDISHIISRFGRLEGLVDLPASKRLEILPYLVTGANIYGDSEGDPFRDGGWGSGEGENPDYRIGLDLQYGLTSDLTLNMSINPDFGQVEQDPSEFNLTAYETYFDEKRPFFVEGANIFNYTIGFGDMDRERVFYSRRIGRSPHLDTEDAERLYGVDDYWESRPSFTKILGAAKMTGRTSNGWSVGILEAVTDKEESIVQIPGEKRFAVTVEPVTNYTVARARREFNNGRSSIGGILTNVYRDIENDDLDYLHSTAITSGIDMEHRWHDDEYSIIAKFIGSHISGSRESMINAQESSVRYYQRPDADHLGVDPDITHMEGFSSTLWGGKFAGEPWRFGIGFNTRTPAFELNDIGYANDADNTMGVLWIGYRDFEPGSVIRNWNLNTNLWKNIDYGWDDTGTGGNVNGYMQFMNYWGVYGGIGGNFERQNNRLLWGGPSVITPWSINSWYGFHSDNRKMLYFSYDGFTAANPEGYSEFDISPGLTVRPSSRFNIRINPSYNLSTSDLQYVDDYSDETGDHYIVGRIDRKTVRITTRIDYTLTNKICLQFYAMPYLTAGKYTRFREVTDPHAASYDDRFTPVDYSDNPDFNFKQLRSNLVFRWEFNPGSTLYFVWSQGATDLEEEYGDFGFSRDFGRLFSSAGDNTFLIKINKWFSL
- a CDS encoding glycosyltransferase family 2 protein yields the protein MNENLEKPVRVSVIIPCRNEFSSIRELMRSLLEMTGDETEIIVADGRSDDGTREYLDSLSLREKRVIVIDNPLLHASGGLNAAIKKSRGEFIIRMDAHTRYAPDYIEKSIETLEKTGADNAGGPQVAESSGGYVARAIAAACHSSIAVGGSSIHDPRYEGPTDSVIYGCWRRSLFANVGLFDEDLVRNQDGEHNRRITRAGGLIWQTPDIRSWYRPRDNIMAVARQYAQYGYWKAREIQKSKKVPSPRQIVPGLFLLSIPVLAATSFFSSVTLKIFLLIISAYIVFLAGSAFHLCLASGGWRYFILFPPVFFAMQAGYGYGSIRGVIDFWIMGRKGREGFAGLTR